Below is a genomic region from Rhodococcus sp. WMMA185.
GCGGGCACGTTCATCGCGCTGAAGGCTGTCGCCTACTGGTTGGATCGGTACGCGTTGCTTTGGGGTAGCCGGAAAGAACCCACCTTCACCGGCGCCGGGTACACCGACATCAATGCCGTGCTCCCGGCCAAGCTGATCCTGTTCTCGATCGCCGTGATCTGTGCGATAGCTTTCTTCGCCGCTACCGTCGTCCGAGATCTCCGGATCCCCGCCATGGCCGCCGCCCTGCTGGTGTTGTCCTCGATTCTCGTCGGAGGAATCTTCCCTGCACTGATCGAGCAGTTCTCTGTGCGTCCGAATGCCGCCGACCGCGAAAGCCCCTACATCGAACGCAATATCGCGGCGACCCGCCAGGCCTACGGGCTCGGGCCCGATAAGGTCGAGTATCAGGCCTATCCGGGAATTGGCACCCAGTCCCCCAGAAATCTGCCTGCTGATGTCACCACCATCGCCAACGCCCGGTTGCTCGACCCGAATGTGCTCTCGCCCACCTTTACCCAGCAGCAGCAGCTGAAGAATTTCTACGGTTTCACCGAGACTCTGGACGTCGACCGCTACACCATCGACGGAGAAGTCGGCGATTACATCGTCTCGGCTCGCGAGCTGTCACCGAACAGTCTCAGCGGCAACCAGACTCAGTGGGTCAACAGGCACACCGTCTATACGCACGGCAACGGTTTCGTCGCCGCACCCGCCAACCGTGTCAATGCCGCCGTCCGTGACGAAGTCGGCGAAAGTGCCAGCAGCGACAGCGGATACCCCATCTACACCGTCAGCGACATCGCCTCCCAGGACACCGACCGACAATTGATCCCGGTCGACCAGCCCCGCATCTACTTCGGTGAGGTGATTTCACAGGCGAGCCCGGACTACGCCATCGTCGGTGCACGAGAGGGGGAGGCACCGCGCGAATATGACACTGACACAACCACGTACACCTACACCGGTGCCGGTGGGGCTCCCGTCGGAAACCTGTTCAACCGGCTGGCGTTCGCCGCCAAGTACGCGGAGCGCAATATTCTGTTTTCCGGCGCCATCGGGCCCGATTCCAAGATCATCTTCAACCGTGACCCGCGAACCCGTGTCGAACTCGTCGCACCCTGGCTGACCACCGATGCCGACCCCTACCCTGCGGTCGTCGACGGGCGGATCGTCTGGATCGTCGATGCCTACACAACCCTCGAGCACTACCCCTACTCTCAGCCCGGAACCCTTACCGAACCCGTCGTCACGACCCCGGGCGTCCCCCCTCAGCGTGAGGAAGTCTCCTACGTCCGTAATTCGGTCAAGGCGACCGTTGACGCGTACGACGGCACCATCACCCTGTACCAGATCGACCAGGACGATCCGGTTCTGGCCGCATGGATGAAGATCTTCCCGGGCACGGTGCAACCTCCGGAGTCGATCTCCGAGGACCTTCGAGCGCACTTCCGCTACCCACAAGACATTTTCCGGATCCAGCGTGAACGCCTCGCGAAGTACCACGTCGACGATCCGCGAGAGTTCTTCACCAACAACGCCTTCTGGTCGGTGCCCAGCAACCCCACCGCCGACACCAATGGTCAACAACCGCCGTACTACATCCTCGTGGGAGATCAGGAGACCGCGGAACCGTCCTTCCGCCTCACGAGCGCGATGGTCGGGTTCAACCGAGAGTTCCTCTCCGCCTATATCTCCGCGCGCTCGGACCCGGAGGGCTACGGGGAAATCGAGATCCTTCAACTGCCGACCGATACCCAGACCCAAGGGCCCCAACAAACTCAGAACTCGATGATCTCCGATACCCGGGTGGCGTCCGAGCGAACCCTTCTCGAACGGTCGAACCGCATCCACTACGGCAATCTGTTGACCTTGCCGATCGCCGATGGCGGAATCCTTTACGTCGAACCCCTATTCACCGAGCGTCTGACCAGTTCCGCTGCCGGATCGACATTTCCGCAGCTCTCCCGCGTCCTCGTCAGCTATCGAGATCCGGGCACCGGCGGTGTCCTCGTCGGGTACGCGCCCACACTCGCAGAAGCGCTCGATCAGGTGTTCGGGATCGGAACCGGTGTTGCCGCGACCGCACCGGGCGGCGATGCGGCCACCTCACCTCCACCGGAACCCGAGACGCTACCGGAGCCGGGAGAATTGGTCCCCGCGCAACCGACAGAGCCCGTTCCCGAGGAGCTGACCGCCGCTGTGCTCGAACTCAACGATGCTCTGGCCAACCTGCGCGAGGCCCAAAGCACCGGAGGGTTCACCTCCTACGGCGCCGCGCTCGACCGCCTGCAACAAGCCATCGACGGATATCTCGACGCAGGCGGTAGTTTCAGGTGACAGCCCTGCCCAGCGAACAAGAACCAGGTTTCATGAAGCACTCCACTGTGGATTTCCACTTCGACCCGATGTGCCCGTTCTCGTACAACACATCGCTGTG
It encodes:
- a CDS encoding UPF0182 family protein — protein: MQPSQRLRPLSRRMIALITAILVFVVLLLIGPRLVGVYTDWLWFGEVGYRSVWGTVLVTRLILFAVVTLLIGAVIFAALAAAYRSRPLFAAAAATRDPIEQYRTVVMRRTRLFGIGLPLLLALPFGLSAQANWDTVQLFLRGGSFGTVDAEFGHDIGFYVFDLPLYRLILTWLFVAVFLAFLISLGTHYLFGAIRLSQKPKSSGIEVTRSARIQLAVLAGTFIALKAVAYWLDRYALLWGSRKEPTFTGAGYTDINAVLPAKLILFSIAVICAIAFFAATVVRDLRIPAMAAALLVLSSILVGGIFPALIEQFSVRPNAADRESPYIERNIAATRQAYGLGPDKVEYQAYPGIGTQSPRNLPADVTTIANARLLDPNVLSPTFTQQQQLKNFYGFTETLDVDRYTIDGEVGDYIVSARELSPNSLSGNQTQWVNRHTVYTHGNGFVAAPANRVNAAVRDEVGESASSDSGYPIYTVSDIASQDTDRQLIPVDQPRIYFGEVISQASPDYAIVGAREGEAPREYDTDTTTYTYTGAGGAPVGNLFNRLAFAAKYAERNILFSGAIGPDSKIIFNRDPRTRVELVAPWLTTDADPYPAVVDGRIVWIVDAYTTLEHYPYSQPGTLTEPVVTTPGVPPQREEVSYVRNSVKATVDAYDGTITLYQIDQDDPVLAAWMKIFPGTVQPPESISEDLRAHFRYPQDIFRIQRERLAKYHVDDPREFFTNNAFWSVPSNPTADTNGQQPPYYILVGDQETAEPSFRLTSAMVGFNREFLSAYISARSDPEGYGEIEILQLPTDTQTQGPQQTQNSMISDTRVASERTLLERSNRIHYGNLLTLPIADGGILYVEPLFTERLTSSAAGSTFPQLSRVLVSYRDPGTGGVLVGYAPTLAEALDQVFGIGTGVAATAPGGDAATSPPPEPETLPEPGELVPAQPTEPVPEELTAAVLELNDALANLREAQSTGGFTSYGAALDRLQQAIDGYLDAGGSFR